Sequence from the Ignavibacteria bacterium genome:
TTGAATCGCTGAGATCAAACTACGACGTTGAGCTGACCCCGTTCAAGGAATGGGTGCACAAGATAAACTTTGCACAGTTCAAGGTTAAGCAGTACAAATAAATATCTGTATTAGTAAGGCTATAAGGAAGAGACTAAGTCTTTTTCCTTATAGCCTTTTTTTATGCCTCAACACTTTCGCTATGGCTTTCCAGAACTGAAAGCGCTTTCATGGCCCTATCCTCTATAGACGCATTTTCTTCCTTCAGCTGATTTATAAAGCTGTCGGCTTCATAATTTCCGCGCACGGCGTCAAAGTCTTCATCTTTACTGCCGTCAATGCCGTAGCCAATTTTTGAATCGGCATCAAATTCCCTCAGGGCGTCTTTTAAGATCATGTTGTTCAGTTTTATTGCTTCATTCTTCCAGTCGGCAATAATTCCCGAGAGGTATGCGGGTGTTAAATCCCTGCGCGCCATGGCACATCTCTTCTTAATCAGCCTCACGCACCAGCGCCATTCATTTTCAGTGTAGCCCTGCCATATGGATTTAAGGTTTTCTTCAATCTGCTCAATGCGGTTTACTTCGCCCAATTCTACAGAGTCGATAAAATCATTGACCTGTGAGACAGGAGCAAGGAGTCCTGCAATGTCAGTCCACACTTCCATTGCCGCACCCTCTTCTTCAGCAGTCCTTAAACTCTCCAGCACTTGAGAGCCGGTCATTTCAATTTGGCTTACGAGGCACTTGCCCAAAAATATTTTAATTCCCATTTCATAGTATCTGGCCGAAGTTCTCATCATAAGCCGGCTAATATCTATTCCCTTATATGAGACAGCCCTTACGTCTTTTGAAGTCTTTTGATAGAGGTCCTGCAGTATACCCATTGCCTCAAGCATTCTGCCCGCGGTATAGGGGCTGAAGAGGTCAAAGTTTATGAGGTCCAGTCTGTCCGCTCCTTTCCGCCTGTCGCGGTTGGGCCACTTCAAGCTGTCTCTTTTAGATCCCGATGTAAAGAGGTTTATTGCAGGGGTAAGGGTGCTTTTGCCCTCTTCCTCCGAGATATAAGAAAACGGGAAGTCGGAGGAGTCGAAGTTGGTGAAGTGTTTTCCAATTACCGCCGTATAGGCACCTATTCTGCAGGGCCACTTGAGGTAGCTGAAAGATCCGGTTTTGCAGCCGCGTTCCATTATGCCCTGGTGCACGGGACCAAGCCTGTACATATGGTTGCTCTGGTTAGTGCCGCTTCCGGCGTTAAAGAAAGAGAAGAAGCCCGCAATAAGAAGAGTTGACTTATGGTGAGTAACCGTATAGGGCCCGGCAAAGACACTGCATCCCTCGCCGTGGAAAGCCTCGCTGTTGGCGAAGAAGGCCGAATTCTCGGCCGAGTATTGGCGGCCTATTTTAACTCCCTGCCCTACGAAACATTTGTCGAGTATGGAGCTATTCTCCACGCTGGAGCCCGTCTGGATAATAAAATCATTTGCCTCTACGCCGGCGCCGATTACAGTGGGGTTTTCCTTTGAGCTTAAGATGCTTCCGTTGTGGAGCCTTAGGGCGCCGCGGATCTCGGCATTTTCTCCGACGTAGATATTTTTCAGTTCGCCGCAGTTAATTATGCGGCTTTCCTTTCTTATTCTTCCTGTTTCAGAAGTTTTGTCTTTGACGTAGGTGTCAATTATGTTTTCGAGCTCGCGGATAAAGCCCATCTTATGACGGTAGAGTGTGAGGAAGTAAGCCAGCTGTGATGACAGGCGGTCGAATATTTTAAGTGTGCGTCCGCCTGCCTCATTTAATATTTCGAGCTTTGTTCCGTTTCCGAATGAAGTCATGCCCTCACATGTGAGTGTAAGGACATTTTGAATTATAACACCCTCTTCAACGTCATAATTTGCCAGGAGCCTTACGCCGCTTACAAAAACGTCGTCGCCAAGTGAGCAGTTATGTATATGCGAGTCATATAAGCCCGAAGGCATTTCGACGCCGCCTGAGAGTGTAACTATTTTTCTGAAGCCACCCAGGATATTATCCCCCGAGAAGTGAACATTGCGTACTCTTTCGGTTTCAAAATCCCCCGGCACCTGGATGCATCCCCAGTCTTCGGCTGAGCATCCCTGGCTGTTGAGCAGGTTGATTTCATATCCTGACAGATTTCTCAAATTCATATTGGCCCCCGAATAAAATTATAGTTTCTCATTTCCCTGTTTTCTGTATGGGCGGCATTGTGCCTTAAGAACCTCGGAGAGGTGATTTGTCTGTAGAAAAGGAGATTCCACCAAATAATCCCGGAGCCCTGGAAGGGCGATTTGTACAACAGGTTAACACATTCATTCCCTTCATACAAGTCGCCTCTCCGAGGCTCTATGGAAATGTTGGAATCTCGCTTTTTCTACAGACAAATCATTCCTCCGGAATTCCAAAAAATATCAGCCTCTATATACCTAATTTCAAAATGGACGCCTGAGACAGCGGACCCCCACACAAATATTAAATGGGTTAAATAATTATTCTGGCATCTGCGATAAAGCAGCCTTTGCCTTTTTCCTCAACGATGAGGGGATTAATATCAAGCTCTTTGATCTGCGGGCAGTCGAGCGCCAGCTGCGAGAGGCGTTCTATGCAGACCTCAACGCTTTCAATGTCCCTGGGCGCTTTTCCGCGCACGCCTGCAAGCACGGGATAAGATTTAATTTCCCTTATCATTTCAGAAACAGAATCCCTCCATACAGGTGCAATTCTGAAGCTCACATCCTTAAATACCTCCACATAAATGCCTCCCAGGCCGAACATTATTACGGGTCCAAAGAGTGCGTCGCGTTTAAGTCCAAGTATTACCTCTTCGCCATCCTTTACCATCTTCTCCACCAGCACGCCTTTAATTACGCCTTTTGGGAGGGAGCTTTCGGCGCCTCTTATAATTTTTTTATATGCTTCTTCAGCCTCCCCGCTGTTTGAAATATTAAGTACTACGCCTCCCATATCGGACTTATGCACGACGTAGTCGGATACAATTTTCATTACCACGGGGTATCCAATATCTTCTGCCACGTGAAGCGCCTCAGTGCATGTGGAGGTAACGGCGCCCGGAAGCACAGGCATCCTGTATGCTTCAAGTATATTCAGCGTTTCCTCTTCGGTTAAGTAGTGCTTCCCGGATTCTANNNNNNNNNNNNNNNNNNNNNNNNNNNNNNNNNNNNNNNNNNNNNNNNNNNNNNNNNNNNNNNNNNNNNNNNNNNNNNNNNNNNNNNNNNNNNNNNNNNNGCTTCAAGTATATTCAGCGTTTCCTCTTCGGTTAAGTAGTGCTTCCCGGATTCTATAGCCTCCGTTAAAAGGCAGCGTGCCTTTTCCGTATCGACGTCCGTAAACTGCGGCGCCGGAGTGTGCTTTTTTTCAAGCTGCCTCATGAAGCGGTAAGTGCATGCATAGGAGCGGCACATGTTTTCAGGAAGCTGGTAGTGGGGGATGCTTTTCTTCTGAAGTATGTCAATTCCGGCTGCAACGTCCGAAGCCCCCATAAATGAGGTCAGGACCGGTTTACCCGACAGAGAAGCAATATCCGAGACCTCTCGGGCTATATTTTTTATATCCGTCATTGACTGCGGGGTAAGGATAACCATAGCGCCGTCCACGTTCTCATCTTTTAAGGCGGCATTTAAGGCAACGTTATAGCGCTCGGCCCTTGCATCGCCAATTACGTCAACTGGGTTTTTAATGTTTGCCGCGGGGGGAAGATTTGATTTAAGTATTCGCGTTGTCTCTTCAGAAAACTCCGCAAGCTTAAGTCCTGTTCTTATTGCCATATCTGTAGTCAGGACTCCTGGTCCCCCGGCATTAGTGATTATAGCTATACGGTTTCCTTTAGGGAGAGGCTGATAAGCAAAAGCAATGGCATAATTAAACATCTGCTCTATGTCGTCGCAGCGTATAATGCCAGCCTGGCGGAATGCGGCTTCGCAGACCTCGTCACTTCCTGCAAGAGCGCCCGTGTGTGATGCCGCAGCTGAAGCGCCTTCGGGAGTGCGACCGGCTTTTAGGACCAGAATAGGTTTACCCGTCTCAGCAATAATTGTGCGTGAAGTTTCCATGAGCGCCTGAACGTCGCTTATCTCTTCTAAATAAAGGAGGATGACTTTTGTAAGAGGGTCATCCTTAAGGTAGTTCAGGAGGTCAATTTCATTTATGTCGGCCTTATTGCCGAAGCTTATGAACTTGGAAAACCCTATATGTTTGGCAACCGCGTAGTCGAGCACGGCAGTACAGAGGGCGCCGCTTTGGGAGATGAAGGCAATATTCCCCTCGTCCGGCATTTTGCGTGCAAAAGACGCGTTCAGTTTTACGGCGGGATCGGTATTTATTACACCCAGGCAGTTTGGGCCTATAAAAGAGATGCCGTATTTACGGGCAATTTCCTTAACCCTG
This genomic interval carries:
- a CDS encoding DUF4954 family protein, encoding MNLRNLSGYEINLLNSQGCSAEDWGCIQVPGDFETERVRNVHFSGDNILGGFRKIVTLSGGVEMPSGLYDSHIHNCSLGDDVFVSGVRLLANYDVEEGVIIQNVLTLTCEGMTSFGNGTKLEILNEAGGRTLKIFDRLSSQLAYFLTLYRHKMGFIRELENIIDTYVKDKTSETGRIRKESRIINCGELKNIYVGENAEIRGALRLHNGSILSSKENPTVIGAGVEANDFIIQTGSSVENSSILDKCFVGQGVKIGRQYSAENSAFFANSEAFHGEGCSVFAGPYTVTHHKSTLLIAGFFSFFNAGSGTNQSNHMYRLGPVHQGIMERGCKTGSFSYLKWPCRIGAYTAVIGKHFTNFDSSDFPFSYISEEEGKSTLTPAINLFTSGSKRDSLKWPNRDRRKGADRLDLINFDLFSPYTAGRMLEAMGILQDLYQKTSKDVRAVSYKGIDISRLMMRTSARYYEMGIKIFLGKCLVSQIEMTGSQVLESLRTAEEEGAAMEVWTDIAGLLAPVSQVNDFIDSVELGEVNRIEQIEENLKSIWQGYTENEWRWCVRLIKKRCAMARRDLTPAYLSGIIADWKNEAIKLNNMILKDALREFDADSKIGYGIDGSKDEDFDAVRGNYEADSFINQLKEENASIEDRAMKALSVLESHSESVEA
- a CDS encoding CoA-binding protein, whose product is ESGKHYLTEEETLNILEAYRMPVLPGAVTSTCTEALHVAEDIGYPVVMKIVSDYVVHKSDMGGVVLNISNSGEAEEAYKKIIRGAESSLPKGVIKGVLVEKMVKDGEEVILGLKRDALFGPVIMFGLGGIYVEVFKDVSFRIAPVWRDSVSEMIREIKSYPVLAGVRGKAPRDIESVEVCIERLSQLALDCPQIKELDINPLIVEEKGKGCFIADARIII
- a CDS encoding CoA-binding protein, producing the protein MNGRKSRQEIERIFYPTSVAVVGTNKTKGTVPCDILENILKDDFQGIIYPVNPKERSICGLRVYKYVVDIEDPVDLAVIVYPSSVIHMAVEQCGQKGIKSMVIISAGFREVGAAGIERENRVKEIARKYGISFIGPNCLGVINTDPAVKLNASFARKMPDEGNIAFISQSGALCTAVLDYAVAKHIGFSKFISFGNKADINEIDLLNYLKDDPLTKVILLYLEEISDVQALMETSRTIIAETGKPILVLKAGRTPEGASAAASHTGALAGSDEVCEAAFRQAGIIRCDDIEQMFNYAIAFAYQPLPKGNRIAIITNAGGPGVLTTDMAIRTGLKLAEFSEETTRILKSNLPPAANIKNPVDVIGDARAERYNVALNAALKDENVDGAMVILTPQSMTDIKNIAREVSDIASLSGKPVLTSFMGASDVAAGIDILQKKSIPHYQLPENMCRSYACTYRFMRQLEKKHTPAPQFTDVDTEKARCLLTEAIESGKHYLTEEETLNILEA